The genomic interval ACGCAAATTCCTGTGACACTGCGTCATGAAGAATTGGTCACTGAAAAAGTTGAATACGATGAGCCAACAGTATTGGCGTCAACGTATATCGCCCCTGAAGAGGTTAACTTAGCTTCAAAGTAACCCCGTTCTACTCTGGGTGAACTCGCCTTAGCTTCTGTTGGCGTATGTTGATATGTAATTTGGGTGTGGCATTATGATACTTATGTTGATGTATGCCACACCCAATATTTTTAATCGCTTAGGTTTAATCAGTTAGCCTCGATGATGGGCGGGTAATATCGGTTTATGGGTAATCTCTGGCAGTAAATCCAAAAACCCTTGAATATAAGCCACCTCTTTACTTGTGGTACGGGTCGCCGCATAAAGCTGGCAAAACACACCTTCCCCCAATGCCCTTGATATCACCCAGCCTTTTTTTTCATATTCATTGACCACCCAATTTGGTAACGAGGCAACCCCTCGTTCACTCGCGACCAGCTGAATTAACATCGCGGTTAATTCTGTGGTTCTTAGTTTCTTGGGCGCAAGTCCTGCAGGCGCAAAAAAATGCGCGATGATATCAAGCCGCTTGGCTTCCACAGGATAGACGATAAGCGTTTCATCAATCAAATCTTCTGGCAAAATCGGCGATTTTTTATCGACTAATGGGTGCGTCGGTGACAACACCAACCGACTTTCATATTGGAATAACGGCAGATAGCTGATTCCCTCCAAGGGTAAGCAACTGGCTGTGATAAGCACATCAATTTCTTCATCGAGTAGCATTTGGTGGGGCTCAGGCTCAAAGCCTGAGCTAAAGTCCAGCTCAACATCTTGCCATTCCCTGCGATAACGATTAAG from Moraxella osloensis carries:
- a CDS encoding LysR family transcriptional regulator, which translates into the protein MLEIRHLQLLTALREQGSLAAAAEDLYVTASAVSHQLKEIENYYGVSLVNRRSRPLSFTPAGKEVLKLADSVLPQFNRTTANLKRLGRGQTGQLRLASECHSCFDWLMPILNRYRREWQDVELDFSSGFEPEPHQMLLDEEIDVLITASCLPLEGISYLPLFQYESRLVLSPTHPLVDKKSPILPEDLIDETLIVYPVEAKRLDIIAHFFAPAGLAPKKLRTTELTAMLIQLVASERGVASLPNWVVNEYEKKGWVISRALGEGVFCQLYAATRTTSKEVAYIQGFLDLLPEITHKPILPAHHRG